In Solanum pennellii chromosome 7, SPENNV200, the following are encoded in one genomic region:
- the LOC107025434 gene encoding defensin D1-like — translation MAKYTTFLALLFCLFLVVATEIQMAEGKYCWKKSDKWNGPCQYSYKCSYHCKHYYGAKYGICKKYKPWGHKYYWAKYACYCYSPCHY, via the exons ATGGCAAAGTATACTACTTTTCTCGCCCTCCTCTTTTGCCTCTTCCTTGTTGTTGCAACTG AAATACAAATGGCAGAAGGGAAATACTGTTGGAAAAAGAGTGACAAGTGGAATGGACCTTGTCAATACTCTTACAAATGTAGTTACCATTGCAAACACTACTATGGAGCTAAATATGGTATTTGTAAGAAGTACAAACCATGGGGTCACAAATATTACTGGGCAAAATATGCTTGCTATTGCTACTCGCCTTGCCACTACTAA